A single Populus alba chromosome 7, ASM523922v2, whole genome shotgun sequence DNA region contains:
- the LOC118032078 gene encoding probable glutathione peroxidase 2, giving the protein MIHFTNSISLVFLGFAILALYSYPSLLPSRKMAEESPKSVYDFTVKDIHGNDTSLSEYSGKVLLIVNVASKCGLTHSNYKELNVLYEKYKNQGFEILAFPCNQFAGQEPGSNEEIQDTVCTIFKAEFPIFDKIDVNGKNTAPVYKFLKSEKGGFFGDAIKWNFTKFLVNKEGKVVERYAPTTSPLKIEKDIQNLLGSS; this is encoded by the exons ATGATTCATTTCACCAACTCCATCTCTCTTGTGTTTCTTGGTTTTGCAATCTTGGCCCTTTACAGCTACCCCTCTCTTCTTCCTTCAAGAAAAATGGCTGAAGAAAGTCCCAAGTCCGTCTATGACTTCACTGTCAAG GATATCCATGGAAACGATACGAGTCTAAGTGAATACAGTGGGAAGGTGCTCCTTATTGTGAATGTTGCTTCCAAATG TGGCCTCACACATTCAAACTACAAGGAATTGAATGTTTTGTATGAAAAGTACAAAAACCAAG GGTTCGAGATCTTGGCATTTCCTTGCAACCAGTTTGCTGGACAAGAACCAGGAAGCAATGAAGAGATTCAGGACACTGTATGCACAATTTTCAAAGCTGAATTCCCAATCTTCGATAAG ATTGATGTGAATGGGAAGAACACAGCACCTGTCTACAAGTTCTTAAAATCAGAGAAAGGAGGATTCTTTGGAGATGCCATCAAGTGGAACTTTACCAAATTTTTGGTAAACAAAGAAGGAAAGGTTGTTGAGAGATATGCTCCTACTACATCACCTCTTAAGATTGAG AAAGACATACAGAATCTGCTGGGATCTTCCTAA